The following is a genomic window from Candidatus Syntrophosphaera sp..
TTGCTTACGTACATGGGTTGGGAAGGGGGGATTTCTGTCAATCCATTTAGCGGCGGGACTGATTGAACAGACTCTCTTGCAAGGGTTGGGGAATTCCGATCTGATCCCGTCGCAAACGCCCTCAAGCTCCACAGCTTCGTTTCCTGCCGGTTTCCCGCCGGATGCCCGCCCGCCTGGCGAGAATCGGGCGGGATACGAAAAGCAAACCTTGCTGCAGAAAAAAAGGGTGGATTGACATCAGAACCGTTGCCGGTTGCGACATAGTCCATCAAAGCTCGCCAGAAAGTTCGCTTTTACCGCAGAGCAGCGCGGCGGCGTTGGGGCAAAGGACATGAAGATGGTTGGCCATCCAGTCGGACAGGGCGCGGATCTCCCACTGGGCGTGTTCGTCCGAACGCAGGCGCACAAAGTGGTACAGCTCGCGGAGGTTCATTTTGGCCAGGACCTTGACCTTGTCGGAATTGACGCGGATGTAAGCAGAGAGGTCGGGAAAAACCTGGCGCAGTTTGGGGCGGAACTTCTCCAGCCTCTCCAGAAGTTGGCCCCACTGGGGTTCGCGGCCGAGGTCGAAGATCTCTTCCGGGAGGGTGAAAGGCCCGATGGAGGGGTTGGTTTGCTTGATGAGGGTGCCCACGCGGTGGCGTTTGAACTGGGCCCAGCAGCTTTCGGACATGTTGAGCTCGAAGACCAGGTCCACCAACTCGAAGGCGCGGCTCATCTTGTGCCAGGGCTTGATGCCGGCAAAGACCTGCCGCCAGAGCTCGCGCTTGGCGTCAAAATCCATGTCCGCTATCGTATCCCGGCAATGGGCCATGTCTGCCTGGGCCTGTTCAAAAAGCAGGGCGGCGAGGATCAGGTCGTCCGGGTCCGGGGTCAGGGAAACCACGCGCACATTTTCGTCATCCTGGAAATCATCCCCGCCGGGGTTGATGCCTTGCGCGCTGAAGGTGCCGCTGAAGCTGTCTTTCTTGGTGTAGCGGACCAGGGAGGGGCAGACCTCCTGGGAAAGGTTGAGCAGGGCCGCATGGAGCTCGGCGGCTTCCTGCAGGGGGTTGGCCGCGAGGCGGCGGAGCAGGTTTTCCAGGCTGCGGGCGTTGATCGTCATGCCCAATTGGGTTTTGGCGGCCAGGGGCAGGATGTAGCGGGCGTCTTCCTTGGCTCGGCATTCCCGCTCGAGCTTGGACAGGCCGGGTGTTTCCCTTTCATGGAATTTGACGAGGGCCTCGAAGCTTTCCCGGTATTCATTGAACAGGCTGTCCATCAGCTTGATGTAAGCCCCTTTCAGCGATTCGTGCCGGGGTTCGTTCAGTTCGGAGGGCACCACATAGTCGTTTTGGAAGGTGACATAGCGCTGGGATTTTTCCGTGAAGGAGGCGAAGCGCACGGTTTCCAGGGTCTCAGTGAGCAGCCGGGAAATGCCGATGATGTCGAAGTTGAAGACGGCGTGCTCGGCGACCGAGGCATGGCCCAGCTCAAAGATGATGTTGCGGTTGGATTTGCGCGCCTTTTCCAGTTCCATCAGGGCCTCTTCGCGCAGTTCGGTGACGGATTTGGGGCTGCGGCTGATCCTGGCATAGGCGGCGGAGATCACTTCCGGGGTGGCGGTTTCCGTGTTCAGCCGCTTGATCAGGCTGCTGTCGATGTTGTAGCCGGCGAGGTTGACCTGCATCATCTGGGCATCCTCAGAGCAGCGCTTTGACGTTGCTGGCGCCGATGCGGTTGGCGCCTGCTGCGATCATGGCCAGGGCCTGTTCCTTGGTGCGGATCCCGCCGGAGGCTTTGACGCCGATCTTGGGTCCCACGGTTGACCGCATCAGGGCTACGTTTTCGACCGTTGCGCCCGCGGTCCCGAAGCCCGTCGAGGTCTTGACGAATTCGGCCCCGGCCTTCTTGGCGTAGAGGCTGCAGGCGATGATCTCATCCTCGCTCAGGAAGCAGGTTTCCAGGATCACTTTGAGCAAAACCTTGTTGCTGCGGGCCAGCTCGGCGATGGCCTTGACCAGTTCGTAGGAATGGAGCGGATGGCCGCTTTTCACGGCGCTCAGGTTCTGCACCATGTCCAGTTCCTCGATGCCGGTGTTGATGACGGCCAGGGCTTCCGCGGCCACGGCATAGATGTAGCCGGCGCCGAGGGGAAAATTGATCACGGTACAGGATTTCACGGAGGCCGCGAGCCGCAACTGCAGGGGATGGGAATAGTGGGAATTGACGCAGACGGAGGCGCATTTATAGTCGTTGGCGAGGTCGCAGAGGGCGTTGATCTCGCTCTGGTTGGCATCGGCCTTGAGCAGCGTGGCGTCGATGATGGAAGCGATGCCGGAGTCCGGGTCGTAGATTTGGTCTGGCTTCGCTGCCCGGCAGACGGCGCAGCCGAGGCAGATCTTGTGTCCGCCGCCGCATTTGCAGGGCGGATTGTCGCCAAAAAGATGGCGGGCGATCTTTTCAATTTTGGTCATTGGGAACCTCCAGATTTTGGGGGGCGGGCCTTCACCACCAGTTGACCGCAGGCGCCGCTGATGTCCGCGCCCTTGCTGCGGCGCAGGGTTACGGCCTGGGGCAGGGAACGGGCCTCCTCCATGAAAGACTCGATCTCACTTTCCGTGGGAGAGCGATAGGGGAGGGAAGGTATCTCGTTGTAGGGGATGAAATTAATCTTGCAGGACAGGTCGCCGGAAAATTTACGCAGGGCTTTCAGATCGAGGTAACCCATGTTCACATCGGGGATGAGGATGTATTCCAATGTGATCCGGAAGGGGCTTTTCTTTTGGTAGTAGAGCAGGGCTTTTTTGAGAACTGGCAGGGGATATTTTTGATTGACGGGCATCAGAACGTCGCGGACCTCGCCGCGGGCGGCATTGAGCGAGACGGCCAGCTTGGCCTTGATCCCGGAATCAGCCAGGCGATGGATCCCGGGCACGATCCCGCAGGTGGAGATGGTGGTGCGGCGGGGGCTGAAAGCCAGGGAGTCTTCGCTTTGGATCAGCTTGAGGGCTTCCAAAACGTTGTCCAGGTTATCCAGCGGCTCGCCCATGCCCATGAAAACGAGGTTGGTAATGGGTTGGGGCGCGTTCTGAGAGGCCAGCAGGATTTGCTGGACGATCTCGTGGATGGCGAGGTTTCTCTTGCGCTTCATCGAGCCGGTGGCGCAAAAGGCGCAGGCCCTCGCGCAGCCTACCTGCGTGGAGAGGCAGAGGGTGAGTTTCCTGCCCTCGGGCATCAGCACCATCTCGATCTGGGAACCGTCCTGAAGCGAGAGCCGGAATTTCTCGCTGCCGTCCCTGGAGACGGGTTTATCCTCGATCCGGGGCAAGCTGAGGTCGAAGCTGCTTAGCAGGAATTCCCGGAAATCGGCAGGCAGGTCCGTCATCAGGGCAGGATCGAAGACGAAGCGGGAATAGAGCCATTTGAGCAGCTGTTTGGCTCGGTAAGCGGGAAAATA
Proteins encoded in this region:
- the thyX gene encoding FAD-dependent thymidylate synthase; translated protein: MQVNLAGYNIDSSLIKRLNTETATPEVISAAYARISRSPKSVTELREEALMELEKARKSNRNIIFELGHASVAEHAVFNFDIIGISRLLTETLETVRFASFTEKSQRYVTFQNDYVVPSELNEPRHESLKGAYIKLMDSLFNEYRESFEALVKFHERETPGLSKLERECRAKEDARYILPLAAKTQLGMTINARSLENLLRRLAANPLQEAAELHAALLNLSQEVCPSLVRYTKKDSFSGTFSAQGINPGGDDFQDDENVRVVSLTPDPDDLILAALLFEQAQADMAHCRDTIADMDFDAKRELWRQVFAGIKPWHKMSRAFELVDLVFELNMSESCWAQFKRHRVGTLIKQTNPSIGPFTLPEEIFDLGREPQWGQLLERLEKFRPKLRQVFPDLSAYIRVNSDKVKVLAKMNLRELYHFVRLRSDEHAQWEIRALSDWMANHLHVLCPNAAALLCGKSELSGEL
- the deoC gene encoding deoxyribose-phosphate aldolase, producing MTKIEKIARHLFGDNPPCKCGGGHKICLGCAVCRAAKPDQIYDPDSGIASIIDATLLKADANQSEINALCDLANDYKCASVCVNSHYSHPLQLRLAASVKSCTVINFPLGAGYIYAVAAEALAVINTGIEELDMVQNLSAVKSGHPLHSYELVKAIAELARSNKVLLKVILETCFLSEDEIIACSLYAKKAGAEFVKTSTGFGTAGATVENVALMRSTVGPKIGVKASGGIRTKEQALAMIAAGANRIGASNVKALL
- the rlmN gene encoding 23S rRNA (adenine(2503)-C(2))-methyltransferase RlmN, which encodes MLSSIHGIQPQDLIEFLGGYFPAYRAKQLLKWLYSRFVFDPALMTDLPADFREFLLSSFDLSLPRIEDKPVSRDGSEKFRLSLQDGSQIEMVLMPEGRKLTLCLSTQVGCARACAFCATGSMKRKRNLAIHEIVQQILLASQNAPQPITNLVFMGMGEPLDNLDNVLEALKLIQSEDSLAFSPRRTTISTCGIVPGIHRLADSGIKAKLAVSLNAARGEVRDVLMPVNQKYPLPVLKKALLYYQKKSPFRITLEYILIPDVNMGYLDLKALRKFSGDLSCKINFIPYNEIPSLPYRSPTESEIESFMEEARSLPQAVTLRRSKGADISGACGQLVVKARPPKSGGSQ